In a single window of the Acidobacteriota bacterium genome:
- a CDS encoding glycosyltransferase family 4 protein — translation MRLLHLSSGKDFGGGERHVLELTRTLAARGHTLHLAVRPQSQLQEVLTQFPHLHVHTFGFRNALDLLTVKDLCRLITDQQIEVIHAHYGRDYTLAALAVRWLRRTGASLPAFFFTRHHYLPLSTNLAYRWLLSAADGVIAVSRSVQTTVCQSLNWPVERVRVIPNWVDTAKFQPSNDQSQARRQFGLPQTAKLVGVINQIAPEKGQAELLEAISRLTHHVPDLHLVLAGKEHGGDRFTQSLKEMAARFGLTERVHWPGFVTDVPQLLAALDVVAIPSWNEAFSLSALEALATGVPVVASQVGGLCDILTQNQTALLVPPRNVEALALAIQQLLESVELRNRLRKAGLERVHTFFSREAIVTQVEQLYTDTLRK, via the coding sequence ATGCGCCTTCTGCATCTTAGTTCCGGGAAGGATTTTGGCGGCGGCGAGCGTCACGTACTGGAACTCACCCGTACGCTGGCGGCTCGCGGACACACGCTGCACCTGGCGGTCCGTCCCCAAAGTCAGCTTCAAGAAGTTTTGACCCAATTTCCCCACCTTCACGTCCATACCTTTGGTTTTCGCAATGCCCTGGATTTATTGACCGTCAAGGACTTGTGTCGGCTCATCACTGATCAGCAGATTGAAGTTATCCACGCCCACTATGGTCGGGACTACACCCTGGCCGCGCTAGCTGTGCGATGGCTGCGAAGAACTGGCGCTTCCCTTCCAGCTTTTTTCTTCACTCGACACCACTACCTTCCGCTTTCAACCAATCTGGCCTACCGATGGCTGTTATCCGCAGCCGATGGCGTCATTGCCGTATCGAGGAGCGTTCAAACTACAGTTTGTCAGTCTCTGAACTGGCCGGTGGAACGCGTGCGGGTCATTCCCAACTGGGTTGACACGGCTAAATTTCAGCCTTCCAACGACCAGAGCCAGGCCCGCCGTCAATTTGGACTTCCACAAACCGCAAAACTGGTGGGTGTGATCAATCAGATTGCCCCGGAAAAAGGCCAGGCCGAACTTCTCGAAGCCATATCTCGCCTGACACACCACGTTCCGGATCTCCATCTGGTGCTGGCCGGGAAAGAACACGGCGGCGACCGGTTTACCCAATCTCTGAAAGAAATGGCTGCCCGCTTTGGATTGACGGAACGTGTTCACTGGCCTGGATTTGTCACCGATGTGCCGCAACTCCTGGCAGCGCTTGACGTGGTGGCGATTCCATCCTGGAACGAGGCGTTTTCCCTCAGCGCTCTTGAAGCACTTGCCACCGGCGTGCCCGTGGTGGCCTCCCAGGTTGGAGGGCTGTGCGATATTCTGACCCAGAATCAGACAGCGTTGCTGGTGCCGCCTCGCAACGTCGAAGCACTGGCGCTGGCCATCCAGCAGCTCCTGGAATCGGTTGAACTCCGGAACCGTTTGCGAAAGGCCGGGTTAGAGCGGGTGCATACATTTTTCTCACGCGAGGCAATTGTCACCCAGGTGGAACAACTGTACACAGACACACTCCGTAAGTAA
- a CDS encoding sigma 54-interacting transcriptional regulator, whose amino-acid sequence MSKPLFVRPVTVEERYQLEISVDAENPELQRRAQAILDSADGKTAHEIASQLKTSAENVKRWLRQFNASGLEGIQLRKRGPEPRFTEAQIEAIRALAARSPLILGYPFEHWSSQKLAEAARQQGIVDNISHVTIQKILTDLPNYRQSATSPPLPARNGTTSAPRTTSPQINGSVRSRITQLETRLRRGHLLPVDEAAVRCALSEAFENIGGYAETLTAVEHYDHVQPPDLSNDLLWQAHTRLRLGWGYTWHGNQPRALARMNEALRLFLDGGCLDGVSAAHYAIGRTYAEINEFKIGRDRIWQGLRLLMKQIETGAEYKSWNPEWVEDTVSTWRTRLMARMHLSLGVIDYCEGNFDAAKKNYVRALELATSAAHDRNLLGLVAMNLALIHDQVGERRDAKKYYEQAIEDFTKGGHEGFLARCHNNLGESLMHHGLWVQAVQHLEKALDLAERHQIRENEALTLITLAELRLLQGQISVAEHHLSRAVQMLIDGDKWAEAYAQRIFGKILLAQGKEIEGLGKLQLALQMTTDIGDQYGQCLSYLELSDYYLHHAKLDQSESSLEMARELLQSNSGFYAAGVAQRITGKLEAARHRYPEAQQHLLQSISIFTANDDQYEVGVSRLEVGRLFQELQDYPQAHVHFDQAETLFVQLGAETAIGRVRELRQKLVTTPRATIAPANVAIPPSESLLLQRLIEACNARELLLQELAAILQENFAAQQVVVWERDEYGALRVLLAHHTSIDPIRLVQRGEDLLAQGRRGSDRTGDESATPEWARLVFERELIRIGLYVQCDPAAIKMPFKYLQPLLKQVWLGLEISALRSARASVAAPAPPLPLQHPTSLIPGFIFCSPAMCEVVDHIRKIRTSDVTVLITGESGTGKELIARAIHGGSARRDAVFLPFNCTATPRDLIESQLFGHRRGAFTGAVSNYSGIIRAASGGTLFLDEIGDLTLETQPKLMRFLQEGEIQPLGETKPLKVDVRVLAATNVDLERAVKEGRFREDLYHRLNIIRIHVPPLRERRDEIPILANHYLDHFSKRDGKKDLRFSQEAIELINAYDWSGNVRQLRNEIERIVAFAVAGTVIGARELSSDISRQRSHFASLSTPMPTPDRFSQPSAFSQQNTPMPTYSSANGSDGHATISYPARATLREATERLEVQMMTQVLERTGHNISRAARELGLSRRGLRLKMEQLGLGAGMKNEE is encoded by the coding sequence ATGTCCAAACCGCTTTTTGTGCGTCCCGTGACGGTCGAGGAACGGTATCAATTGGAAATTTCGGTTGACGCTGAAAACCCTGAACTCCAGCGTCGGGCTCAGGCTATTTTGGACTCAGCCGATGGCAAAACCGCGCACGAGATTGCCAGCCAGCTCAAAACATCTGCCGAAAACGTCAAGCGCTGGTTGCGTCAGTTTAATGCCAGCGGGCTTGAGGGTATTCAACTCCGAAAACGCGGACCTGAGCCCCGCTTTACCGAAGCCCAGATTGAAGCCATTCGGGCCCTGGCGGCGCGCAGTCCGTTAATTTTAGGGTATCCGTTTGAGCACTGGTCGTCCCAAAAACTGGCCGAAGCGGCACGCCAGCAAGGGATTGTGGACAATATCAGTCACGTCACCATCCAGAAAATTCTGACGGATCTCCCAAATTACCGGCAATCTGCGACATCTCCTCCCCTGCCGGCCCGGAATGGGACGACATCGGCACCCCGGACAACCTCACCGCAAATCAATGGCTCGGTTCGGAGCCGCATCACCCAACTTGAAACCCGACTCCGACGTGGACACCTGCTTCCAGTTGACGAAGCCGCCGTCCGCTGTGCGCTCAGTGAAGCGTTTGAAAACATCGGCGGCTATGCTGAAACACTTACTGCCGTGGAACATTATGACCATGTGCAGCCACCTGACCTGTCCAACGATTTGCTGTGGCAGGCACATACCCGGCTGCGGCTTGGGTGGGGATATACCTGGCATGGCAATCAGCCACGGGCCCTGGCGCGCATGAACGAAGCGTTGCGGCTGTTTTTGGACGGAGGCTGCCTGGATGGTGTCAGCGCGGCCCACTATGCAATTGGTCGCACCTATGCCGAAATCAATGAATTCAAGATCGGGCGCGACCGCATCTGGCAGGGACTGCGGCTCTTGATGAAACAGATTGAAACTGGTGCCGAATATAAATCGTGGAATCCAGAGTGGGTCGAAGACACCGTCAGCACCTGGCGCACCCGGCTGATGGCGCGCATGCACCTCAGCCTCGGAGTGATTGACTATTGCGAAGGGAATTTTGACGCTGCCAAGAAAAATTATGTCCGGGCCCTTGAACTCGCCACCAGCGCCGCCCATGACCGCAACCTCCTTGGACTGGTTGCTATGAATCTGGCGTTGATTCATGACCAGGTTGGCGAGCGACGTGATGCGAAAAAATATTACGAACAGGCAATTGAAGACTTTACCAAAGGCGGCCACGAAGGGTTTCTTGCCCGGTGCCACAACAATCTGGGCGAAAGCCTGATGCACCACGGACTCTGGGTTCAGGCCGTCCAGCATCTGGAAAAAGCCCTGGATTTGGCCGAGCGGCATCAAATTCGCGAAAATGAAGCCCTGACCCTGATTACCCTGGCCGAGTTGCGCCTCCTGCAAGGTCAGATCAGTGTTGCCGAACACCATCTCTCGCGGGCCGTCCAGATGCTGATTGATGGTGACAAGTGGGCCGAAGCCTATGCCCAACGCATTTTCGGCAAAATTCTGCTGGCTCAAGGAAAAGAAATCGAAGGGCTGGGAAAGCTCCAACTGGCGCTCCAGATGACCACCGATATTGGCGACCAGTATGGTCAGTGTCTTTCATACCTTGAACTGTCGGATTATTACCTTCATCACGCAAAACTTGATCAATCCGAATCATCGCTTGAAATGGCGCGCGAACTCCTGCAGAGCAACTCCGGGTTTTATGCCGCCGGAGTTGCCCAGCGGATCACCGGAAAACTCGAAGCCGCCCGTCATCGCTATCCCGAGGCACAGCAACACTTACTGCAAAGTATCTCGATTTTTACCGCCAATGACGATCAATATGAAGTTGGTGTCAGCCGCCTGGAAGTCGGTCGGTTGTTTCAGGAACTGCAGGATTATCCTCAGGCTCACGTCCATTTTGATCAGGCGGAAACCCTCTTTGTGCAGTTAGGCGCCGAAACAGCGATTGGACGCGTGCGCGAATTGCGCCAAAAACTGGTCACCACGCCACGCGCAACCATCGCGCCAGCCAATGTGGCGATTCCTCCGTCAGAATCACTCCTGCTCCAACGATTGATTGAAGCCTGCAATGCCCGCGAACTGCTGTTGCAGGAACTGGCCGCCATTCTGCAGGAAAACTTTGCTGCCCAACAGGTTGTCGTCTGGGAACGCGACGAGTACGGCGCCTTGCGCGTGCTTCTGGCACACCACACTTCGATTGATCCGATTCGACTGGTCCAACGTGGCGAAGATTTGCTGGCTCAAGGCCGCCGTGGCAGCGACCGCACCGGAGACGAATCAGCCACACCGGAATGGGCGCGATTGGTTTTTGAACGTGAACTGATTCGGATTGGGTTGTATGTCCAGTGTGATCCAGCGGCGATCAAAATGCCATTCAAGTACCTGCAACCACTACTGAAACAGGTCTGGTTGGGACTGGAAATTTCGGCGTTGCGCTCCGCACGGGCCTCGGTTGCCGCTCCGGCCCCGCCGTTGCCGCTCCAACATCCAACATCATTGATTCCTGGGTTTATCTTTTGCAGCCCGGCGATGTGCGAAGTGGTGGACCATATTCGCAAAATTCGAACTTCAGACGTCACCGTGCTCATCACGGGGGAATCCGGCACCGGGAAAGAATTGATCGCACGTGCCATCCACGGCGGTTCCGCCCGCCGGGACGCGGTGTTCTTGCCATTTAACTGCACGGCCACACCGCGTGATTTAATCGAAAGCCAGCTTTTCGGACATCGGCGCGGGGCGTTTACCGGTGCCGTCAGCAATTATTCAGGAATTATTCGGGCTGCTTCGGGTGGAACATTGTTTCTGGATGAAATCGGAGACCTGACGCTTGAGACGCAACCCAAGTTGATGCGCTTTTTACAGGAAGGTGAAATCCAGCCGCTCGGTGAAACCAAGCCGCTAAAAGTGGATGTTCGGGTTCTGGCCGCCACCAATGTTGACCTGGAACGTGCTGTCAAAGAAGGCCGCTTCCGCGAAGATCTCTATCACCGCCTCAACATCATCCGCATCCACGTTCCGCCGTTGCGAGAACGGCGGGATGAAATCCCGATTCTGGCGAATCATTACCTCGATCACTTTTCCAAACGCGACGGGAAAAAAGACCTGCGGTTTTCACAAGAAGCCATTGAATTGATTAATGCCTACGACTGGTCGGGAAACGTGCGGCAACTCCGCAATGAAATCGAACGGATTGTGGCATTTGCCGTGGCTGGAACGGTGATCGGAGCGCGTGAGTTATCGTCTGATATTTCACGCCAGCGGTCTCATTTTGCCTCGCTCTCAACCCC